In Bacillus sp. SB49, a single window of DNA contains:
- a CDS encoding MFS transporter translates to MDRFLTQKLMSAYFLYECGRAMYFVLITWFLYQWTDNALYTGLLVSFGFVPGLFSNLIFGVIIDRGNRKRLAGIAGLLSACCLLGLWSTFFFGWMHLWIFISSHMIMQTLGSLFRPSLQALVAEVYPKESLPRIFSWSNTATITGSLTGASSGGLLAGLVTMNVSIAIVLFLYTAGWIAVTRLAYQPLYERGLRPPSSFLNELKGGFIYVHANRMLYGLFVMTMIGQLTFHTTLGFLSVYTSEHLQQDAFVYGLLDSVFSIGGITAGVLGTWWWSTFRNRLGIMSLLLMAAGLLIVVWTQQVWVSFIGFFLIGLSTSFVRALLQSIQQMVTDADFHGRMSSLRMLCNQTSVVVTGPIFGLIAEGYGVRYVFLMLGIPVVLGIVWSVIQSKHPAFLEITAKQSA, encoded by the coding sequence ATGGATCGTTTTCTTACACAAAAGCTGATGAGCGCTTACTTTCTCTATGAGTGCGGCAGAGCTATGTACTTTGTCCTGATTACCTGGTTCCTCTATCAGTGGACAGACAATGCTTTATATACTGGTCTCCTCGTAAGCTTCGGGTTCGTACCAGGGTTATTTTCCAATCTTATTTTCGGAGTAATCATTGATCGCGGAAACCGGAAGCGCCTTGCCGGAATTGCAGGCTTGCTCAGCGCGTGTTGTTTGTTGGGGTTATGGAGTACGTTTTTCTTCGGATGGATGCACCTATGGATATTCATTAGTTCTCATATGATCATGCAGACACTCGGTTCGTTATTCAGACCTTCATTACAGGCCCTTGTTGCAGAAGTCTATCCAAAGGAATCGCTGCCGCGGATATTCTCATGGTCCAATACAGCGACGATCACTGGAAGTTTGACCGGAGCTTCATCTGGAGGGCTTCTGGCCGGCCTGGTAACCATGAACGTATCCATAGCCATCGTACTCTTTCTTTATACAGCTGGATGGATCGCCGTCACCCGCCTTGCTTATCAGCCTTTGTACGAGCGAGGATTAAGACCTCCATCCTCCTTTTTGAATGAGTTGAAAGGCGGATTCATTTACGTCCACGCCAACAGAATGCTTTACGGCCTGTTTGTTATGACTATGATCGGCCAACTGACCTTTCATACGACACTCGGTTTTCTCAGTGTGTATACAAGTGAGCACCTGCAGCAGGATGCATTCGTTTATGGACTTCTGGACAGTGTATTCTCCATTGGAGGAATCACAGCAGGGGTTCTGGGCACGTGGTGGTGGTCTACTTTCAGGAACCGCCTGGGTATCATGTCTCTGCTGCTTATGGCGGCAGGGCTCCTCATCGTTGTCTGGACCCAGCAGGTCTGGGTATCTTTTATCGGATTCTTTCTAATCGGTCTCAGCACTTCCTTTGTCCGCGCCTTGCTGCAATCCATCCAGCAGATGGTGACCGATGCTGACTTTCATGGACGAATGTCGAGTTTACGCATGCTCTGCAACCAGACATCTGTCGTCGTGACAGGGCCGATATTCGGCCTTATTGCAGAAGGATACGGCGTCCGTTATGTTTTCCTCATGCTGGGTATTCCGGTTGTTCTCGGCATCGTCTGGTCTGTCATTCAATCGAAGCACCCGGCATTCCTTGAGATCACAGCTAAACAATCCGCTTGA
- a CDS encoding DMT family transporter, translating to MGMSQTRAGASFYAFLSITFWGISFVSTKAVLDKMDPLSLLVVRFGIGSLFLFLLILLLREPWKVRISNLPHLIILGVLGVFIHQVIQASALLTIQASDAGWLIAFSPIFTIFLSFLFLQERITIGKVLGITLSVTGVLMITTWGRGMSLEFSLSIGYILMILSTLNWAVYTILLRALAVPLPPLVLTFYMSMIGFILTLPFFVRNNGIQQLYGLTSADWSHLLFLGIFVSAVAYWYWAKALEVMKASQVSVFLYFEPLATLGAAVLILNERLAPASIAGGCLIVFGVMIVQGRFINGKN from the coding sequence ATGGGAATGTCTCAAACAAGGGCCGGGGCCTCCTTTTACGCTTTCCTGTCTATTACATTCTGGGGGATCTCTTTTGTATCCACGAAGGCCGTCTTGGATAAGATGGATCCCTTATCGCTTCTCGTCGTACGGTTCGGAATCGGATCCCTTTTCTTATTTCTGCTTATTCTTCTTTTGAGAGAACCATGGAAGGTCCGCATCTCCAACCTTCCGCATTTAATCATCCTCGGGGTTCTGGGTGTATTTATTCATCAAGTTATCCAAGCATCCGCTTTATTAACTATCCAAGCATCCGATGCAGGCTGGCTCATCGCCTTTTCCCCAATATTCACTATTTTCCTCTCCTTTCTATTTCTTCAGGAGAGGATCACTATAGGGAAAGTTCTGGGAATCACTTTATCCGTCACTGGAGTTCTGATGATCACGACTTGGGGACGGGGAATGAGTCTGGAATTCTCTCTATCTATTGGATATATTCTAATGATCCTAAGCACACTTAATTGGGCGGTTTACACCATATTGCTTCGAGCACTTGCCGTCCCGCTGCCACCTCTCGTCCTCACCTTTTATATGAGTATGATCGGGTTTATTCTTACCCTTCCCTTCTTTGTCAGAAATAACGGTATCCAGCAGCTTTACGGTCTCACATCTGCTGATTGGAGCCACCTTCTTTTTCTGGGCATCTTCGTTTCCGCCGTCGCTTATTGGTACTGGGCGAAGGCTCTTGAAGTCATGAAGGCTTCTCAAGTCTCCGTATTTCTATACTTTGAACCACTGGCTACTCTTGGTGCAGCGGTTCTCATCTTAAATGAACGATTAGCTCCTGCTTCTATCGCAGGAGGCTGTCTTATTGTTTTCGGTGTCATGATTGTACAAGGAAGATTTATCAATGGGAAGAATTAA
- a CDS encoding cysteine dioxygenase: MGRIKEEELMNLLERMKRAFSTMSSWKPEEIKQTLLNLDVSLEEVTAFLRDPAGKPYARKVLYQDDHVEVIVMNWSALACAPHDHGQSAGWIQVLSGRTKQTIYRVENDSLPEPLFTETQNKGSCFFAPVRGVHQMAQEGGEPLITLHLYSPPIRGMKVYDLEACAACIVSTDCGAWWPDDQKQKVKEIQLKKKRT; encoded by the coding sequence ATGGGAAGAATTAAGGAGGAAGAACTAATGAACCTTTTGGAACGTATGAAGAGAGCGTTCTCCACCATGTCTTCATGGAAGCCGGAAGAGATCAAGCAAACACTGCTGAACCTGGATGTATCGTTAGAGGAAGTGACTGCTTTTCTCCGAGATCCGGCAGGGAAACCATACGCCCGGAAAGTCTTGTATCAGGACGATCATGTAGAAGTGATCGTCATGAATTGGAGTGCCCTAGCTTGTGCACCGCACGACCATGGCCAATCAGCCGGATGGATCCAAGTCCTAAGCGGCCGGACCAAACAGACCATTTACAGAGTGGAGAACGACAGTCTTCCTGAGCCGCTTTTTACAGAGACGCAAAATAAAGGGTCTTGTTTCTTCGCACCTGTGCGGGGTGTCCACCAAATGGCGCAAGAAGGGGGAGAGCCACTCATCACGCTTCACCTTTATTCCCCACCCATCCGCGGAATGAAGGTGTACGATCTGGAAGCATGTGCTGCCTGTATTGTATCCACTGACTGCGGCGCATGGTGGCCGGATGATCAGAAGCAGAAAGTAAAAGAAATCCAATTAAAAAAGAAGCGGACTTGA
- a CDS encoding LysR family transcriptional regulator produces the protein MKTFVAVVDQKSFTKAAASLNLSQPTVSSHIKNLERYFDATLIDRSPKRFHLTKTGEIVYQRSRQAIGLIDKAVQEVSEYQRELGGLIRIGASYTVGEYILPPILKAFDQAYPSVDLQVRIENSKRINEAVQHHDLDVGLIEGKVTQHGLSSEPFMEDEMVVLVPEAHPIRKQSSITFADLQDQTWITREEGSGTRAMMDSMLESFNIRPKKMITIGSNHGVVQGVKAGLGLSFLSKTVVCHTGVEHLIMQLPYIKTTTRYFSIVTPMNREEISDSVDKFMEEVRALHQLSKNY, from the coding sequence ATGAAAACCTTTGTGGCAGTGGTGGATCAAAAAAGCTTTACAAAAGCAGCAGCCAGCTTAAATCTGTCCCAACCGACAGTAAGTTCCCACATAAAGAATTTAGAACGTTATTTTGATGCTACGTTGATTGATCGATCGCCGAAGCGTTTTCATTTGACAAAGACAGGGGAGATTGTCTATCAGCGTTCAAGGCAGGCAATCGGTTTGATCGATAAGGCCGTTCAGGAAGTATCAGAATACCAGCGGGAGCTTGGTGGACTGATTCGTATCGGTGCGAGTTATACGGTGGGGGAATACATTCTTCCGCCTATTTTAAAAGCATTCGATCAGGCTTACCCGTCTGTTGATTTACAGGTAAGAATTGAAAACTCGAAGCGGATTAATGAGGCCGTCCAGCACCATGACTTGGATGTGGGACTCATAGAGGGGAAGGTTACCCAGCATGGTTTAAGCTCGGAGCCGTTCATGGAAGATGAAATGGTCGTCCTCGTGCCGGAGGCCCATCCGATTCGAAAACAATCGTCTATTACTTTCGCTGATCTCCAGGATCAGACGTGGATCACCCGGGAAGAAGGATCAGGTACAAGAGCGATGATGGATTCCATGTTGGAGAGCTTCAACATTCGTCCGAAGAAGATGATTACAATCGGAAGTAATCACGGAGTTGTCCAAGGGGTGAAAGCGGGTCTTGGTTTGTCCTTTTTATCTAAAACAGTTGTCTGTCACACAGGTGTCGAACACCTGATCATGCAGCTTCCCTATATAAAAACAACGACGCGGTATTTTTCTATCGTCACTCCGATGAACAGAGAAGAAATCAGCGACTCTGTGGACAAGTTCATGGAGGAAGTGCGAGCGCTCCACCAATTGTCAAAGAATTATTAA
- a CDS encoding SAM hydrolase/SAM-dependent halogenase family protein, whose amino-acid sequence MKKSLVLQTDFGLSDGAVSAMYGVSLSVDPDLKVFDLTHDIPAFDIWEASYRLYQTISYWPEGTVFVSVVDPGVGSGRKSIVAQTMGNHYIVTPDNGTLTHVNKYIGIREVREIDERINRLPNSGESYTFHGRDVYAYTGARLASGAISFYGVGASHPHDRIVSLPLQTAQLDNGVIQGSIDVLDIRFGNLWTNVSRELFSQLDATHGDGLEVTIDNGTRQTYRNSMIFGKSFADRHIGEPILYVNSLDNLGIAINQGSFADAYHIQPGPNWTVTVRKASHNNFN is encoded by the coding sequence ATGAAGAAAAGCCTTGTTTTACAAACAGACTTCGGTTTAAGTGACGGTGCTGTCAGCGCCATGTACGGGGTATCTCTTTCCGTAGATCCTGATTTAAAGGTTTTTGACTTAACCCATGATATCCCTGCTTTCGACATTTGGGAAGCATCCTACCGCTTGTATCAAACGATCAGCTACTGGCCCGAAGGTACCGTTTTTGTATCTGTCGTGGACCCTGGAGTAGGCTCGGGCAGAAAAAGCATTGTCGCTCAAACGATGGGAAACCACTATATTGTAACCCCTGACAATGGTACGTTGACTCATGTCAACAAGTATATAGGGATCAGAGAAGTTAGAGAAATCGATGAGAGAATTAACAGACTTCCTAACTCCGGGGAATCCTACACCTTCCACGGGCGGGATGTCTATGCCTATACTGGTGCCAGATTAGCTTCAGGAGCTATTTCCTTCTATGGCGTAGGCGCTTCCCACCCCCACGACCGTATCGTATCCCTTCCTCTTCAAACGGCACAGTTGGATAATGGTGTCATTCAAGGTTCCATTGATGTTCTCGATATACGATTCGGTAACTTATGGACAAATGTAAGCAGAGAACTTTTTTCACAGTTGGACGCGACGCATGGAGATGGCTTGGAGGTTACGATTGATAATGGAACGAGACAGACTTATAGGAACAGCATGATATTTGGTAAATCTTTTGCAGATCGTCATATAGGTGAGCCGATCCTTTATGTGAACTCGTTGGATAATCTGGGCATCGCTATCAATCAAGGCTCTTTCGCAGATGCCTATCATATACAGCCAGGCCCGAATTGGACAGTAACCGTCCGAAAAGCATCGCACAATAATTTTAATTAA
- a CDS encoding lysozyme family protein, with the protein MNNYDIGQEIASSLRTEKEPKLSTNVLDYEEEVRSYAAKEGIEPYTEVILAVMMQESGGRGNDPMQASESLCGEVGCITEPKRSIEQGVSYFGDVLERADYDVKLALQSYNFGPGFIEFVMERGGEYTQELAIEFSAQKYDELRDTGIYSCIREEAEQYGACYGDIYYVDAVLGYVEESDYKAVTNM; encoded by the coding sequence ATGAATAATTATGATATAGGTCAAGAGATTGCGAGCAGTTTGAGAACGGAAAAGGAACCGAAGCTGTCTACAAATGTGCTTGATTACGAGGAAGAGGTTAGATCGTATGCGGCTAAAGAGGGGATTGAACCATATACAGAAGTTATTCTCGCTGTGATGATGCAGGAATCAGGAGGTCGGGGAAACGATCCGATGCAGGCATCTGAATCCTTGTGCGGAGAGGTTGGCTGCATTACAGAGCCAAAACGCTCCATTGAACAGGGGGTAAGCTATTTTGGTGATGTTTTGGAACGTGCTGATTACGATGTGAAGCTGGCTTTGCAGTCCTATAATTTCGGACCTGGATTTATAGAATTTGTTATGGAACGAGGGGGCGAGTACACGCAGGAACTTGCCATCGAGTTTTCCGCACAAAAGTACGACGAATTGAGAGACACCGGGATATACAGCTGTATCAGGGAAGAAGCAGAACAGTATGGTGCGTGTTATGGAGATATATACTATGTAGATGCGGTCCTTGGGTATGTGGAAGAGTCGGATTATAAAGCAGTCACTAATATGTGA
- a CDS encoding AI-2E family transporter, with protein sequence MNRWDSTPFIRFFGGRKLLYVLGILLLIGLNIFIYSSVGFIFEPFFIFVKTVALPLILSVVVYYLLRPIINLLESWRIKRIWGILMTLLVLVGLITLLIVLIIPFLEKQLISLAEDLPKYLGDMIKSADEWLKNSIFSSYYTNMFNDVDELLNQVPDYISSYASQTVEGITNIISTVTSVVVALVTLPFILFYLLKDGHHLPEKILRMFPPKARPGVKSVFQGIDHQLSAYIQGQIIVSFCIGVMMYIGFLIIGLDYALLLAAIASVTSVVPYLGPAIAITPALIISIVTSPFMVLKLAIVWTVVQLLEGKFISPQIMGKSLHIHPVTIIFVLLTAGHLFGVVGIILAIPGYAILKVFVSHIFYWLQTRYNRFAEDEDKYKLDQ encoded by the coding sequence ATGAATCGTTGGGATTCCACACCGTTTATCCGATTTTTCGGCGGCAGGAAATTATTATATGTTTTAGGGATCTTGCTGTTAATCGGTTTGAATATTTTCATTTATTCAAGTGTCGGCTTTATTTTCGAGCCTTTCTTCATATTTGTAAAAACGGTGGCACTGCCGTTAATTCTCTCTGTAGTTGTTTACTATCTGCTTCGTCCGATCATTAATTTACTGGAATCTTGGCGGATCAAACGGATATGGGGCATTTTGATGACGCTGCTTGTGCTGGTAGGTCTGATCACGCTGCTTATTGTCCTGATCATTCCGTTCCTGGAGAAACAGCTGATCAGTCTGGCGGAGGATTTACCGAAGTACCTTGGCGATATGATCAAGTCAGCAGATGAATGGTTGAAGAATTCCATCTTCTCCAGCTACTACACAAATATGTTCAATGATGTAGATGAGTTGTTGAACCAGGTACCTGATTATATATCATCCTATGCTTCTCAGACGGTCGAAGGGATTACGAACATCATATCCACGGTGACAAGTGTGGTCGTTGCTTTAGTTACGCTTCCATTCATCCTTTTCTACCTTCTGAAAGACGGGCATCATCTGCCGGAGAAAATTCTCCGTATGTTTCCTCCGAAAGCTCGTCCCGGAGTGAAGAGTGTCTTTCAGGGCATTGATCATCAGCTTAGTGCTTACATTCAAGGCCAGATCATCGTCAGTTTCTGTATCGGAGTGATGATGTACATCGGGTTCCTGATTATCGGCTTGGATTATGCTCTTTTACTTGCGGCAATCGCCAGTGTGACAAGTGTCGTACCATATTTAGGACCGGCAATTGCAATTACGCCTGCCTTGATCATATCCATCGTGACATCACCATTTATGGTATTGAAGCTGGCCATTGTGTGGACAGTGGTCCAACTGCTTGAAGGGAAGTTTATCTCTCCACAGATTATGGGGAAAAGCCTGCATATCCACCCGGTTACGATCATCTTTGTCCTGCTTACGGCAGGCCATTTGTTCGGGGTAGTCGGAATCATCCTCGCCATACCGGGATATGCCATTCTTAAAGTGTTCGTTTCCCATATCTTTTACTGGCTGCAGACACGGTACAACCGCTTTGCGGAGGATGAAGATAAGTATAAACTGGATCAATAA
- a CDS encoding glycoside hydrolase family 68 protein, with product MKRTYSSLLSKIALTGLVLVGTLAQSPLQANAQTDEDTPVWSREDAQNFQLTEENTAPNLDSFTDVAPDYWIWDTWPLRNRDGSIAKIKGYYVTFALTASKDYTWGGRHDHAVIRYFYSKNGKDWTMGDVPYDQEKAFGSRQWAGSAMLDKDGKVHLFYTATGRKGEPTFEQRLAKTTFEMDAKGNSGVTVSNQGEHQILAEADGKYYETQEQKTGDIIYSFRDPWFFQDPETGEEYLIFEGNSGGFDKTLKQKHIGSTGEDVPAGAENYNGNIGIAEATNDDLTDFELLPPLLEANGTNQQLERPHVVKKGNDYYLFTITHEFTFAPGLKGPDGLYGFHGESLFGDYEPMNGNGLVVANPKEDPFQTYSWAVLPHGQVISFVNEFYDENGNFQFGGSFAPTLKINLKGDTSKITNVMGEGEIHG from the coding sequence ATGAAACGTACTTATTCTTCTTTATTATCTAAAATTGCGTTAACCGGTCTTGTTCTCGTTGGAACATTGGCACAAAGCCCTCTTCAAGCAAATGCACAAACAGACGAGGACACTCCAGTTTGGTCGAGAGAAGACGCACAAAACTTCCAATTGACGGAAGAGAATACAGCGCCTAATCTCGATTCTTTCACTGATGTGGCACCTGACTACTGGATATGGGATACCTGGCCTTTAAGAAACCGTGATGGTTCTATTGCGAAAATCAAAGGTTACTATGTTACCTTTGCCCTGACTGCAAGCAAGGATTATACGTGGGGCGGACGCCATGATCACGCCGTTATTCGTTACTTCTATTCCAAGAATGGAAAAGACTGGACGATGGGTGATGTTCCTTATGATCAGGAAAAAGCCTTTGGTTCCCGTCAATGGGCTGGATCTGCAATGCTGGATAAAGACGGAAAGGTCCACCTTTTCTACACAGCTACTGGACGTAAAGGGGAACCGACTTTCGAACAACGTTTAGCAAAGACAACGTTTGAAATGGATGCCAAAGGGAACTCCGGCGTCACTGTATCTAACCAGGGGGAACATCAAATCCTGGCAGAGGCAGATGGAAAATACTACGAAACACAAGAACAGAAAACCGGTGATATCATTTATTCCTTCCGTGACCCTTGGTTCTTCCAAGACCCTGAAACAGGGGAAGAGTACCTCATTTTTGAAGGAAACAGTGGTGGGTTTGATAAGACATTGAAGCAGAAGCACATCGGATCTACAGGTGAGGATGTTCCAGCCGGTGCAGAGAATTATAACGGGAACATCGGTATCGCTGAAGCGACAAACGATGACCTGACTGATTTTGAACTTCTTCCTCCACTGTTGGAGGCAAACGGGACAAACCAACAATTGGAGCGTCCGCATGTTGTGAAGAAAGGTAATGATTACTACCTGTTCACGATTACACACGAATTCACCTTCGCCCCAGGTCTAAAAGGGCCGGACGGGCTCTACGGATTCCATGGTGAATCTCTATTCGGAGATTATGAACCGATGAACGGAAATGGTCTTGTTGTGGCGAATCCGAAAGAAGATCCATTCCAAACCTACTCATGGGCTGTTTTACCACACGGACAAGTCATTAGTTTTGTGAATGAATTTTATGATGAGAATGGAAACTTCCAATTCGGCGGCTCTTTTGCCCCAACCCTTAAGATTAATCTCAAAGGTGATACATCCAAGATCACTAACGTTATGGGTGAAGGTGAAATCCACGGATAA
- a CDS encoding glycoside hydrolase family 68 protein: MVFRRKSLKHIVMATVLSMGAAGFAGSVSAQETPTSNWTIEDALEIERTDATTAPYIEPDFEKMAPELHVWDTWPLREKDGSLAKVNGNYVIFSLTAPSDLLPGKRHDVAAIRYFYSKNGQDWTLGGEAFPSEDAYGSRQWAGSAMMENGKLHLFYTATGRKGEETLTYEQRLALATGDIKADGNGVSFTNFSHDIILEPHGKYYQTQEQSQQGDIAYTFRDPWFYEDPKSGKDYILFEANSPGAPAERSLDKAYIGSDAFSSTHEVFMEDFAKQFNGSIGIAEAKNDAYTEFEALPALLEANYVNQELERPHIVNKGNKYYLFTSTHEHKFGPGVDGPDGLYGFTSNSLFGGYEPLNESGLVLANPDGHDYQSYSWTVMPNGKVISFYNFHDLDGKNIADLGGTTPEYQMSHFGGTLAPTIKLSIHNDTTKINGDSKPGKIR, translated from the coding sequence ATGGTATTTAGAAGAAAAAGCTTGAAACATATCGTTATGGCGACTGTATTGAGTATGGGAGCAGCCGGCTTCGCGGGAAGCGTCTCTGCACAAGAAACACCAACATCCAACTGGACGATCGAGGATGCTTTGGAAATCGAGCGTACGGATGCAACCACAGCTCCTTATATCGAACCAGACTTTGAAAAGATGGCACCGGAACTCCACGTTTGGGATACTTGGCCATTACGGGAGAAGGACGGATCACTTGCTAAGGTAAACGGAAATTACGTTATCTTTTCCCTTACAGCACCGTCTGATCTGCTACCCGGAAAGCGTCATGATGTAGCAGCTATCCGCTATTTCTATTCTAAAAATGGTCAGGATTGGACGCTCGGCGGAGAAGCATTCCCTTCCGAAGATGCTTATGGTTCAAGGCAATGGGCTGGTTCCGCCATGATGGAAAACGGGAAACTCCATTTGTTTTATACGGCGACAGGCCGTAAAGGAGAAGAAACATTAACTTATGAACAACGCCTTGCCCTGGCAACAGGCGATATAAAAGCAGATGGAAATGGCGTTTCCTTCACAAACTTCTCCCATGACATAATCCTGGAGCCGCATGGTAAGTATTATCAAACTCAGGAACAGTCCCAACAAGGCGATATCGCTTATACCTTCCGCGATCCATGGTTCTACGAGGATCCGAAAAGCGGTAAAGATTACATCCTTTTCGAAGCGAATTCGCCCGGAGCTCCAGCAGAGAGAAGTTTAGATAAGGCATATATAGGCAGTGATGCATTCAGCAGCACCCATGAAGTATTTATGGAGGATTTCGCTAAACAATTCAATGGAAGTATCGGCATTGCGGAAGCTAAGAATGACGCCTATACAGAATTTGAAGCACTCCCTGCTCTTCTTGAAGCTAATTACGTAAATCAGGAGCTGGAACGCCCTCATATCGTGAATAAAGGGAATAAGTACTATTTATTCACAAGTACACATGAACATAAGTTCGGCCCAGGCGTGGACGGTCCTGACGGGCTTTATGGATTCACATCGAATTCCCTATTCGGAGGTTATGAACCTCTAAATGAAAGCGGCCTTGTTCTTGCTAATCCGGATGGCCATGACTACCAGTCGTACTCTTGGACCGTCATGCCCAATGGGAAAGTGATCAGCTTCTACAATTTCCATGACTTAGATGGGAAGAACATAGCAGATTTAGGAGGAACCACACCGGAATACCAAATGTCGCATTTCGGCGGTACGCTTGCACCTACAATCAAGCTGTCCATTCATAACGACACTACAAAAATAAATGGAGATTCAAAACCTGGAAAAATCAGATAA
- a CDS encoding GNAT family N-acetyltransferase, whose translation MNVEKWYKGDDLQEIIQMIRETICDDDCSPYSEKQREAWAAGFLDTQGLCERLKKSSTWVVRENGRVIGLGSLYKDVVDLLYVHKYSRRRGVASLLLHKLMEEAVQQRRCLLTTEASFPAVPFFESHGFAAVAEQTKVVRGISIKNVQMCKEWHNEDDPRVKKSIKN comes from the coding sequence TTGAACGTAGAGAAATGGTATAAGGGTGATGATTTACAGGAAATTATCCAGATGATCAGAGAGACCATTTGCGACGATGACTGTTCTCCTTATTCGGAAAAACAACGGGAGGCTTGGGCTGCGGGGTTCCTTGATACACAGGGGCTGTGCGAACGGTTAAAGAAAAGCAGTACGTGGGTGGTCAGGGAAAACGGGCGTGTCATCGGCCTTGGAAGCCTGTACAAAGACGTCGTGGACCTTCTTTATGTCCATAAGTACAGCCGGCGCAGAGGGGTCGCTTCCCTTTTGCTTCATAAGCTGATGGAAGAAGCGGTTCAACAGCGTAGGTGTTTGTTGACAACCGAAGCAAGCTTCCCTGCTGTTCCTTTCTTTGAGAGTCACGGATTTGCAGCAGTAGCGGAACAAACAAAGGTCGTTCGAGGCATTTCGATAAAAAATGTCCAAATGTGCAAAGAATGGCATAACGAAGATGATCCGAGGGTAAAGAAGAGTATAAAAAATTGA
- a CDS encoding YeiH family protein: MNQQIRNYLPGIVFTAILAAAGFLVAELPLVNQVGPLAAAIVLAVIYRHFFGYPERLHTGIRFSTKKLLRLAIILFGLKLNIDVILHEGLPLLFRGTLVILFAVGLMMLLAKIFKADKSLTLLLGIGTGICGASAIAAVSPILKAKEKDTALSAGIISVIGTLFAIAYTIIRPLLPADAETYGMWAGLSLHEIAHVALAGEPAGEDGLAMALLAKLSRVFLLVPVSLILVWIMNRKKRNEESGRAIAFPWFLLGFIALSLFGSYIDGTLFTIPATVMNGISTGTSFILTMAMVGLGLNVSLSDVKNKAWKPTLLLLVTSVLLSLFTYWIVA, encoded by the coding sequence ATGAATCAACAAATAAGAAATTACCTTCCCGGAATTGTTTTTACCGCCATCCTTGCTGCTGCAGGATTCCTTGTGGCTGAGCTGCCGCTTGTTAACCAAGTGGGGCCGTTGGCAGCAGCAATTGTGCTTGCTGTCATTTACAGACACTTCTTCGGATATCCCGAGCGACTGCACACAGGAATCCGCTTTTCGACGAAGAAGCTGCTTCGTTTAGCTATCATATTATTCGGTTTAAAACTGAACATCGATGTCATTCTTCATGAAGGATTACCTTTACTATTCCGCGGTACACTCGTTATCCTGTTCGCTGTCGGCTTGATGATGCTGCTTGCGAAAATCTTCAAAGCAGACAAATCGCTTACTTTGCTGCTCGGTATCGGCACCGGCATATGTGGTGCTTCCGCAATTGCAGCGGTTTCTCCAATCTTGAAAGCGAAGGAAAAAGACACCGCTCTAAGCGCAGGTATCATATCGGTGATCGGTACCCTGTTCGCCATCGCATACACGATTATCCGCCCCTTATTGCCGGCAGACGCAGAGACCTACGGAATGTGGGCGGGCTTAAGTCTTCACGAAATCGCACATGTCGCACTTGCAGGAGAGCCTGCAGGAGAAGACGGACTTGCCATGGCTCTCCTTGCCAAGCTCAGTCGTGTCTTCCTGCTCGTACCGGTCAGCCTGATTCTCGTATGGATCATGAACCGAAAAAAACGGAATGAAGAAAGCGGCCGTGCTATCGCTTTCCCATGGTTCCTTCTGGGTTTTATTGCTTTGAGCTTGTTCGGCAGCTATATAGATGGAACGCTGTTTACAATACCCGCTACTGTTATGAACGGTATATCGACAGGAACGTCCTTTATTTTGACAATGGCGATGGTTGGTCTCGGCTTGAATGTGAGTCTCTCTGATGTGAAGAACAAAGCATGGAAACCGACGCTGTTGCTGCTTGTCACATCGGTCCTTCTTTCCTTATTCACCTATTGGATCGTTGCCTGA